From a single Palaemon carinicauda isolate YSFRI2023 unplaced genomic scaffold, ASM3689809v2 scaffold1050, whole genome shotgun sequence genomic region:
- the LOC137635236 gene encoding transcription initiation factor TFIID subunit 11-like — translation MDGTWLVLGCSQVGALGGVTRSLLQTTISKTTTLKTTTLKTTTLKTTTSKTTTSKTTTSKTTTSKTMTSKTITSKTTTSKTTTLKMTTSMTTTSKETTLKTTTSKDDDFKDNNFEDDNFENDDFADDNIEDDDFEDDNCEDDNFEDDDFKDDNFEDDDFEDDNFEDDNFKDDDFEDDDFKDDNFEDDDFEDEDFEDEDFKVDDFEDNNFEDDDFEDDNFGDDDFEDNNFEDDDFKDNDFKDDNFEDDYFEDVDFEDDDNFEDDDYKDDNFEDDNFEDGNFKDDDFEDGNFEDDDFEDDNFEDDDFEDDNFEDDDFEDDNFEDDNFENDDFEDDNFKDDNFEDDDFEDHNFEEINFENDDFKDDDFEDDDFEDDDFEDDD, via the exons ATGGATGGTACTTGGCTGGTACTGGGTTGTTCGCAGGTAGGGGCTCTTGGAGGTGTGACTAGAAGCCTCCTGCAG ACGACGATTTCGAAGACGACGACTTTGAAGACGACGACTTTGAAGACGACAACTTTGAAGACGACGACTTCAAAGACGACGACTTCAAAGACGACGACTTCGAAGACGACAACTTCGAAGACGATGACTTCAAAGACGATCACTTCAAAGACGACGACTTCGAAGACAACAACTTTGAAGATGACGACTTCGATGACGACAACTTCGAAGGAGACGACTTTGAAGACGACAACTTCGAAAGACGACGACTTCAAAGACAACAACTTCGAAGACGACAACTTCGAAAACGACGACTTCGCAGACGACAACATCGAAGATGACGACTTCGAAGACGACAACTGCGAAGACGACAACTTTGAAGACGACGACTTCAAAGACGACAACTTTGAAGACGACGACTTCGAAGACGACAACTTCGAAGACGACAACTTCAAAGACGACGACTTCGAAGACGACGACTTCAAAGACGACAACTTCGAAGACGACGACTTCGAAGACGAAGACTTCGAAGACGAAGACTTCAAAGTCGACGATTTCGAAGACAACAACTTTGAAGACGACGACTTCGAAGACGACAACTTCGGAGACGACGACTTCGAAGACAACAACTTCGAAGACGACGACTTCAAAGACAACGACTTCAAAGACGACAACTTCGAAGATGACTACTTCGAAGACGTCGACTTCGAAGACG ACGATAACTTCGAAGACGACGACTACAAAGACGACAACTTCGAAGACGACAACTTCGAAGACGGCAACTTCAAAGACGACGACTTTGAAGACGGCAACTTCGAAGACGACGACTTCGAAGACGACAACTTTGAAGACGACGACTTCGAAGACGACAACTTCGAAGACGACGACTTCGAAGACGACAACTTCGAAGACGACAACTTCGAAAACGATGACTTCGAAGACGACAACTTCAAAGACGACAACTTCGAAGACGACGACTTCGAAGACCACAACTTCGAAGAGATCAACTTCGAAAACGATGACTTCAAAGACGACGACTTCGAAGACGATGACTTCGAAGACGACGACTTCGAAGACGACGACTGA